One Candidatus Nitrososphaera evergladensis SR1 genomic window, GGTAGAGTCGCCGGAGGCTGTCGCTATCTTGCCGTCAATAGTCATTGCGGCGTTTATCGTGATCTTCATGGTAAGAGACCCTCCCCGCCTGCCGTAACAAACCGGCCGGCCGCCATCACGGCGCGTACGGCGTCCCTGCTGGCCCTGTGCACGATGGCCGTGTACGGGTCATGCACAGGGTAAAGGTCAGCGTGCCTTTTGTCGAGAAATACCAGGTCAGCCGCTCTGCCGGGCGCTATCCAGCCGCTGTTCAAGCCAAGCATCTTGGCCGCATTTGCAGTAGCCATCTTGACCAGCTCGCGGGGCTCTATAAAGTCGCCCTGCGCGTGCGACGCCTTCCAGAGGTAATCCATCTCGCGGAAAATGTCCGGCGAGTTGAGCATCACGTTGTCCGTGCCTATTGCAACGAGGCAGCCGCGCTTTAGCATCTCTGCAACGCGTGGCAGGCCGGCGCCAAGGACGCCGTTTGCACGCGGGCACACCACGATGCCGGCCTTGCCAGCAGCAAGTGATATCTCGTCGCAGGTGGCGTGCGTCATGTGCACTAGGATGTCCGGCTTCAAATGCTGCATTATGCGTTCGACTTCGCTTCTGCCAGTATGATCCTTTGAAAACTGCACAGTCTCGGCAGACTCGGCTGCGTGTATGGCAACAAGTTTTGCCGCTGCCATCTCGCCGTACTGTTCAAGGGAAGCGTCCGTGTTTTCGTTTGCGCCGCTGATGCCAAGGCCGTCGGCGACTTCCAGTACCTGCTTTGCAATAGCGATTGCATTTGTCGGCAGCCCCTCCGCCTCTGCAGGGTCGCTGCTGTAGTGGTCGACCCTGCCAAGCGCGACGCATTTTATCGGCAGGCCGGCTATTGCGCCTTTTAGTAGCCGGACGCCTTCAGGCCCGCCCTCGCGGAAATCAGCAAACGTCGTTATCCCTTTCTGCAGCATGGATACAGCAGAGCTTTTTATCATCGCGGCAAGGTGCGCCGGCGGGCTCT contains:
- a CDS encoding amidohydrolase family protein encodes the protein MLVTIENASVLLGEHLEYIERGYIEIDYDNGIIRDAGAGKSSASPGKKLDAGGFLVMPGFINAHTHIADSIGKDIAAGRRLDARVHPVFGAKKKILEKSPPAHLAAMIKSSAVSMLQKGITTFADFREGGPEGVRLLKGAIAGLPIKCVALGRVDHYSSDPAEAEGLPTNAIAIAKQVLEVADGLGISGANENTDASLEQYGEMAAAKLVAIHAAESAETVQFSKDHTGRSEVERIMQHLKPDILVHMTHATCDEISLAAGKAGIVVCPRANGVLGAGLPRVAEMLKRGCLVAIGTDNVMLNSPDIFREMDYLWKASHAQGDFIEPRELVKMATANAAKMLGLNSGWIAPGRAADLVFLDKRHADLYPVHDPYTAIVHRASRDAVRAVMAAGRFVTAGGEGLLP